A region from the Streptomyces tsukubensis genome encodes:
- a CDS encoding F0F1 ATP synthase subunit delta, whose protein sequence is MNGASREALSAARESLDALTDNTSADAAKLAGELAAVTALLEREVSLRRVLTDPAQSGDAKAELAGRLLSGQVGGEAVDLVSGAVRSRWSRSRDLVDALEELANTADLTAAQRAGDLDDVEDELFRFGRIVDSNPQLRSALTDKSANPAARAELLRSLLEGRANPATERLVGRLVSAPRGRSLEQGIDSLSKLAAARRDRMVAVVTSAVPLSDAQKQRLGTGLARLYGREMHLNLEVDPTVIGGISVRVGDEVINGTIADRLDEAKRRLAG, encoded by the coding sequence GTGAACGGAGCGAGCCGAGAGGCACTGTCCGCCGCTCGCGAGTCCCTCGACGCGCTGACCGACAACACGTCGGCCGACGCGGCGAAGCTCGCCGGCGAACTGGCTGCCGTCACCGCTCTGCTCGAGCGCGAGGTGTCGCTGCGCCGGGTCCTCACCGACCCGGCGCAGAGCGGCGACGCCAAGGCCGAGCTGGCGGGACGGCTGCTGAGCGGCCAGGTGGGCGGCGAAGCCGTCGATCTGGTCTCCGGAGCGGTCCGCTCCCGCTGGTCGCGCTCGCGCGACCTGGTGGACGCGCTGGAGGAGCTGGCGAACACCGCCGACCTCACCGCGGCCCAGCGGGCGGGCGACCTCGACGATGTCGAGGACGAGCTGTTCCGCTTCGGCCGGATCGTGGACTCGAACCCGCAGCTGCGGTCCGCGCTGACCGACAAGTCCGCGAACCCGGCCGCCCGGGCCGAGCTGCTGAGGAGTCTCCTCGAAGGCCGGGCGAACCCCGCCACCGAGCGACTCGTCGGCCGTCTCGTGTCCGCGCCCCGGGGACGTAGCCTGGAACAGGGAATCGACTCCCTGTCCAAGCTGGCTGCGGCCCGCCGGGACCGGATGGTGGCCGTGGTCACCTCCGCGGTACCGCTCAGCGACGCGCAGAAGCAGCGACTGGGCACCGGGCTGGCCCGGCTGTACGGCCGTGAGATGCACCTCAACCTTGAGGTGGACCCCACGGTCATCGGCGGGATCTCGGTCCGGGTCGGTGATGAGGTCATCAACGGCACCATCGCCGACCGCCTCGACGAGGCGAAGCGCAGGCTGGCCGGCTGA
- the atpA gene encoding F0F1 ATP synthase subunit alpha, whose protein sequence is MAELTIRPEEIRDALENFVQSYKPDAASREEVGTVSVAGDGIAKIEGLPSAMANELLKFEDGTLGLALNLEEREIGAIVLGEFSGIEEGQPVSRTGEVLSVAVGEGYLGRVVDPLGNPIDGLGEIETSGRRALELQAPTVMERKSVHEPMETGYKAVDAMTPIGRGQRQLIIGDRQTGKTALAVDTIINQRDNWRSGDVNKQVRCIYVAIGQKGSTIASVRGALEEAGALEYTTIVAAPASDPAGFKYLAPYTGSAIGQQWMYEGKHVLIIFDDLSKQADAYRAVSLLLRRPPGREAYPGDVFYLHSRLLERCAKLSDSMGAGSMTGLPIVETKANDVSAFIPTNVISITDGQCFLESDLFNAGQRPALNVGISVSRVGGSAQHKAMRQVSGRLRVDLAQFRELEAFAAFGSDLDAASKASLERGKRMVELLKQPQYEPMRTEDQVVSVWAGTTGRMDDVPVQDIRRFERELLEYLHREESGLMLSIREGAKMSDDTLTAVADAIAAFKKQFETHDGKLLGEDAPAAVNVSK, encoded by the coding sequence ATGGCGGAGCTCACGATCCGGCCGGAGGAGATCCGGGACGCACTGGAGAACTTCGTCCAGTCGTACAAGCCGGACGCGGCCTCGCGCGAGGAGGTCGGTACGGTCAGCGTGGCCGGCGACGGCATCGCGAAGATCGAGGGTCTTCCCTCGGCCATGGCGAACGAGCTGCTGAAGTTCGAGGACGGAACCCTCGGCCTCGCGCTCAACCTGGAAGAGCGCGAGATCGGCGCGATCGTCCTCGGTGAGTTCAGCGGTATCGAGGAGGGGCAGCCGGTCAGCCGTACCGGCGAGGTCCTGTCGGTCGCGGTCGGCGAGGGCTACCTCGGCCGGGTCGTCGACCCGCTCGGCAACCCGATCGACGGCCTCGGCGAGATCGAGACCTCGGGCCGCCGCGCCCTTGAGCTGCAGGCCCCCACGGTCATGGAGCGCAAGTCGGTCCACGAGCCGATGGAGACCGGCTACAAGGCCGTCGACGCCATGACGCCGATCGGCCGCGGCCAGCGCCAGCTGATCATCGGCGACCGCCAGACCGGTAAGACCGCCCTGGCCGTCGACACCATCATCAACCAGCGCGACAACTGGCGCTCGGGCGACGTGAACAAGCAGGTCCGCTGCATCTACGTCGCCATCGGCCAGAAGGGCTCCACCATCGCGTCCGTGCGCGGCGCGCTGGAGGAGGCCGGTGCCCTGGAGTACACCACCATCGTCGCCGCCCCGGCGTCCGACCCGGCGGGCTTCAAGTACCTCGCGCCCTACACCGGCTCGGCCATCGGTCAGCAGTGGATGTACGAGGGCAAGCACGTCCTGATCATCTTCGACGACCTGTCGAAGCAGGCCGACGCCTACCGCGCCGTATCGCTGCTGCTGCGCCGCCCGCCGGGCCGTGAGGCCTACCCGGGCGACGTCTTCTACCTGCACTCGCGTCTGCTGGAGCGCTGCGCCAAGCTCTCCGACAGCATGGGCGCCGGTTCGATGACCGGTCTGCCGATCGTCGAGACGAAGGCCAACGACGTCTCGGCGTTCATCCCGACCAACGTCATCTCCATCACCGACGGCCAGTGCTTCCTGGAGTCCGACCTGTTCAACGCCGGTCAGCGCCCGGCCCTGAACGTCGGTATCTCGGTCTCCCGCGTCGGTGGCTCCGCCCAGCACAAGGCGATGCGCCAGGTCTCCGGCCGGCTCCGGGTGGACCTCGCCCAGTTCCGTGAGCTGGAGGCGTTCGCCGCCTTCGGTTCCGACCTGGACGCGGCCTCCAAGGCCTCCCTGGAGCGCGGTAAGCGCATGGTCGAGCTGCTGAAGCAGCCGCAGTACGAGCCGATGCGCACCGAGGACCAGGTCGTCTCCGTCTGGGCCGGTACCACCGGCAGGATGGACGACGTCCCGGTTCAGGACATCCGCCGCTTCGAGCGTGAGCTGCTGGAGTACCTCCACCGCGAGGAGTCCGGTCTGATGCTCTCCATCCGCGAGGGCGCCAAGATGTCGGACGACACGCTGACCGCGGTCGCCGACGCCATCGCCGCGTTCAAGAAGCAGTTCGAGACCCACGACGGCAAGCTGCTCGGCGAGGACGCCCCGGCCGCCGTCAACGTCTCGAAGTGA
- a CDS encoding F0F1 ATP synthase subunit gamma, translated as MGAQLRVYKRRIRSVSATKKITKAMEMIAASRIVKAQRKVAASTPYATELTRAVTAVATGSNTKHPLTTEAENATRAAVLLITSDRGLAGGYSSNAIKAADRLTERLRGEGKEVDSFIVGRKGVAYYGFRERKVADSWTGFTDSPEYADAKKVSAALIEAVQKDTAEGGVDELYIVFTEFVSMMTQSPVDNRMLPLSLGETAEETGGKTEILPLFDFEPSAEDVLDALLPRYVESRVYNALLQSAASEHAARRRAMKSATDNAGELINTLSRLANAARQAEITQEISEIVGGSSALADATAGSDK; from the coding sequence ATGGGAGCGCAGCTCCGGGTCTACAAGCGTCGCATCCGGTCCGTCTCCGCGACGAAGAAGATCACCAAGGCGATGGAGATGATCGCCGCCTCGCGCATTGTCAAGGCACAGCGCAAGGTGGCGGCCTCCACGCCGTACGCGACCGAGCTGACCCGCGCGGTCACGGCGGTGGCGACCGGATCGAACACCAAGCACCCTCTGACCACCGAGGCGGAGAACGCCACCCGCGCCGCGGTGCTGCTCATCACGAGCGACCGCGGTCTGGCGGGCGGTTACTCCTCCAACGCCATCAAGGCGGCCGACCGGCTCACCGAGCGGCTCCGCGGCGAGGGCAAGGAGGTCGACTCGTTCATCGTCGGCCGGAAGGGTGTCGCCTACTACGGGTTCCGTGAGCGCAAGGTCGCGGACTCGTGGACCGGCTTCACGGACAGCCCGGAGTACGCGGACGCCAAGAAGGTTTCCGCGGCGCTCATCGAGGCCGTGCAGAAGGACACCGCCGAGGGCGGCGTCGACGAGCTGTACATCGTCTTCACGGAGTTCGTGTCGATGATGACGCAGTCGCCGGTGGACAACCGGATGCTGCCGCTCAGCCTCGGCGAGACGGCGGAGGAGACCGGCGGGAAGACCGAGATCCTTCCGCTGTTCGACTTCGAGCCGTCGGCGGAGGACGTCCTCGACGCACTGCTGCCGCGGTACGTCGAGAGCCGGGTCTACAACGCCCTGCTCCAGTCCGCCGCCTCCGAGCACGCGGCCCGCCGCCGCGCGATGAAGTCGGCGACCGACAACGCGGGTGAGCTGATCAATACGCTCTCCCGACTTGCCAACGCGGCCCGACAGGCCGAAATCACCCAGGAAATCAGCGAGATCGTCGGTGGCTCCAGCGCCCTGGCCGACGCGACCGCGGGGAGTGACAAGTAA
- the atpD gene encoding F0F1 ATP synthase subunit beta — MTTSVETAAATGRVARVIGPVVDVEFPVDAMPEIYNALHVQVADPAQDGALKTLTLEVAQHLGEGVVRTISMQPTDGLVRQAPVTDTGKGITVPVGDFTKGKVFNTLGEVLNHPEENANVGERWAIHRKAPAFDQLESKTEMFETGLKVVDLLTPYVKGGKIGLFGGAGVGKTVLIQEMIMRVANLHEGVSVFAGVGERTREGNDLIDEMEESGVLDKTALVFGQMDEPPGTRLRVALAGLTMAEYFRDVQKQDVLFFIDNIFRFTQAGSEVSTLLGRMPSAVGYQPNLADEMGLLQERITSTRGHSITSMQAIYVPADDLTDPAPATTFAHLDATTVLSRPISEKGIYPAVDPLDSTSRILDPRYIAADHYEAAMRVKGILQKYKDLQDIIAILGIDELGEEDKLVVHRARRVERFLSQNTHAAKQFTGVDGSDVPLDESIAAFNAICDGEYDHFPEQAFFMCGGLEDLKKNAKELGVS; from the coding sequence ATGACGACCTCTGTTGAGACGGCCGCTGCCACGGGCCGCGTCGCCCGGGTCATCGGCCCGGTCGTCGACGTGGAGTTCCCCGTCGACGCGATGCCCGAGATCTACAACGCGCTGCACGTCCAGGTGGCCGACCCGGCCCAGGACGGCGCGCTCAAGACGCTGACCCTTGAGGTTGCGCAGCACCTCGGTGAGGGTGTGGTCCGCACCATCTCCATGCAGCCCACCGACGGTCTGGTCCGCCAGGCCCCGGTGACCGACACGGGCAAGGGCATCACGGTCCCGGTCGGCGACTTCACCAAGGGCAAGGTGTTCAACACCCTCGGCGAGGTGCTGAACCACCCCGAGGAGAACGCCAACGTCGGTGAGCGCTGGGCGATCCACCGCAAGGCCCCCGCCTTCGACCAGCTTGAGTCCAAGACCGAGATGTTCGAGACCGGCCTGAAGGTCGTCGACCTGCTGACCCCGTACGTCAAGGGCGGCAAGATCGGTCTGTTCGGTGGTGCCGGTGTCGGCAAGACCGTGCTGATCCAGGAAATGATCATGCGTGTCGCCAACCTCCACGAGGGCGTCTCCGTCTTCGCGGGCGTCGGCGAGCGCACCCGTGAGGGCAACGACCTCATCGACGAGATGGAGGAGTCCGGCGTCCTCGACAAGACGGCGCTGGTCTTCGGCCAGATGGACGAGCCCCCGGGGACGCGTCTGCGCGTCGCCCTGGCCGGTCTGACCATGGCGGAGTACTTCCGCGATGTGCAGAAGCAGGACGTGCTCTTCTTCATCGACAACATCTTCCGGTTCACCCAGGCCGGTTCCGAGGTGTCCACCCTGCTCGGCCGTATGCCGTCCGCGGTGGGTTACCAGCCGAACCTGGCGGACGAGATGGGCCTCCTCCAGGAGCGCATCACCTCGACCCGTGGTCACTCGATCACCTCGATGCAGGCGATCTACGTCCCCGCGGACGACCTGACCGACCCGGCCCCGGCGACCACCTTCGCCCACCTCGACGCGACGACGGTGCTCTCCCGTCCGATCTCCGAGAAGGGCATCTACCCGGCCGTGGACCCGCTGGACTCCACGTCCCGGATCCTGGACCCGCGGTACATCGCCGCGGACCACTACGAGGCCGCGATGCGCGTCAAGGGGATCCTCCAGAAGTACAAGGACCTCCAGGACATCATCGCCATCCTCGGCATCGACGAGCTGGGCGAAGAGGACAAGCTGGTCGTCCACCGTGCCCGCCGGGTCGAGCGCTTCCTGTCCCAGAACACCCACGCCGCCAAGCAGTTCACCGGTGTGGACGGTTCGGACGTTCCGCTCGACGAGTCGATCGCCGCGTTCAACGCGATCTGCGACGGCGAGTACGACCACTTCCCCGAGCAGGCCTTCTTCATGTGCGGTGGTCTTGAGGACCTCAAGAAGAACGCCAAGGAGCTCGGCGTCTCCTGA
- a CDS encoding F0F1 ATP synthase subunit epsilon, with product MAAELHVELVAADRQVWSGEATLVVARTTSGDIGVMPGHQPLLGVLESGPVTIRTSTPEGAGTVVAAVHGGFISFADNKLSLLAEIAELADEIDAQRAERALERAKSDSDAAAERRADVRLRAVAVR from the coding sequence TTGGCTGCTGAGCTGCATGTCGAGCTGGTCGCCGCCGACCGCCAGGTCTGGTCCGGCGAGGCCACCCTGGTCGTCGCGCGCACCACGTCCGGCGACATCGGCGTCATGCCCGGTCACCAGCCGCTGCTCGGTGTGCTGGAGTCGGGCCCGGTGACCATCCGTACCAGCACCCCCGAGGGTGCCGGGACGGTCGTCGCCGCCGTACACGGCGGATTCATCTCCTTCGCCGACAACAAGCTGTCGCTGCTGGCGGAGATCGCCGAGCTGGCGGACGAGATCGACGCCCAGCGTGCCGAGCGTGCGCTGGAGCGTGCCAAGTCGGATTCGGACGCGGCGGCCGAGCGCCGTGCGGACGTCCGGCTGCGCGCGGTGGCGGTGCGCTGA
- a CDS encoding DUF2550 domain-containing protein: protein MFLVVLVSVLAVVALVGIGLFVFGLRRRLIQRSGGTFDCSLRWDVPDDAAESGLPPGKGWVYGVARYSGDRIMWFRVFSYAPRPRRVLERSAIEVVGRRTPEGEEELALLSDAVVLGCLHEGTRLELAMSEDALTGFLAWLEAAPPGQRVNVA, encoded by the coding sequence ATGTTCCTCGTGGTGCTGGTGAGCGTGCTGGCGGTCGTCGCACTGGTGGGGATCGGGCTGTTCGTCTTCGGACTGCGCCGCCGGCTGATCCAGCGCTCCGGAGGGACCTTCGACTGCTCCCTGCGGTGGGACGTCCCCGACGATGCCGCGGAGTCCGGGCTGCCGCCCGGCAAGGGCTGGGTGTACGGGGTCGCCCGCTACAGCGGAGACCGCATCATGTGGTTCCGTGTCTTCTCGTACGCGCCGCGGCCCCGCCGGGTGCTGGAGCGCTCCGCGATCGAGGTCGTCGGCCGCCGTACGCCCGAGGGCGAGGAGGAGCTGGCACTGCTCTCCGACGCCGTGGTGCTGGGCTGTCTGCACGAGGGGACCAGGCTGGAGCTCGCGATGAGCGAGGACGCGCTGACGGGCTTCCTGGCCTGGCTTGAGGCGGCGCCTCCCGGCCAGCGCGTCAACGTCGCGTAG
- a CDS encoding glycoside hydrolase family 18 chitinase, which translates to MVGLASPAQAATSATATYAKGSDWGGGFEGKWTVKNTGTTTISSWTVEWDFPAGTRVTSSWDADVTNVGNRWTAKSKSWAAALAPGASTTFGFNGTGPGAPSNCKINGANCEGGPTDPLPSAPGTPASSNVTETSAVITWTAATDNTGIKNYDLLRDGLKIATVTGLTYTDNTLVKGTEYSYSVQARDTIDQLGPVSGVHTFTTPGGGGPGGNKIKMGYFTNWGVYGRNYHVKNLVTSGSAAKITHINYAFGNVQNGRCTIGDAYSDYERAYTADLSVDGVADTWDQPLRGSFNQLRKLKQQFPHIKVLFSFGGWTWSGGFGQAMQNPAAFAQSCYDLVEDPRWADVFDGIDLDWEYPNACGLTCDTSGPAVMKNMAQAFRTKFGPNYLVTAAITADSKTGGKIDAADYGGAAQYLNWYNVMTYDFFGAWNAQGPTAMHSPLTTYNPIPDPAWTSANAIAKLKAKNVPANKLLLGVGFYGRGWTGVTQTLPGGTATGPAQGTYEPGFEDYKVLKNTCPSSGTLGGTGYAKCGSNWWGYDTPANIATKMTWAKNQELGGAFWWEFSGDTSNGEMVTAVHNGLQ; encoded by the coding sequence ATGGTCGGCCTCGCATCACCCGCCCAGGCCGCGACCTCGGCCACTGCCACCTACGCCAAGGGCTCCGACTGGGGCGGCGGCTTCGAGGGCAAGTGGACGGTCAAGAACACCGGCACCACCACCATCAGCAGCTGGACCGTCGAGTGGGACTTTCCCGCCGGCACGCGGGTCACCTCCTCCTGGGACGCCGACGTGACCAACGTCGGCAACCGCTGGACCGCCAAGAGCAAGTCCTGGGCCGCCGCGCTGGCTCCCGGCGCGAGCACCACCTTCGGCTTCAACGGCACCGGCCCGGGCGCGCCGTCCAACTGTAAGATCAACGGCGCCAACTGCGAAGGCGGTCCCACGGACCCGCTGCCCAGCGCCCCGGGCACCCCGGCTTCCAGCAATGTGACGGAGACCTCGGCCGTCATCACCTGGACCGCGGCCACCGACAACACGGGCATCAAGAACTACGACCTCCTCCGTGACGGCCTGAAGATCGCTACCGTCACCGGGCTGACGTACACCGACAACACCCTGGTGAAGGGCACCGAGTACAGCTACTCGGTCCAGGCCCGGGACACCATCGACCAGCTCGGCCCGGTCAGCGGCGTCCACACCTTCACCACCCCCGGCGGCGGCGGCCCCGGCGGCAACAAGATCAAGATGGGGTACTTCACCAACTGGGGCGTCTACGGCCGCAACTACCACGTGAAGAACCTGGTGACCTCCGGCTCCGCGGCCAAGATCACCCACATCAACTACGCCTTCGGCAACGTCCAGAACGGCCGCTGCACCATCGGTGACGCCTACTCCGACTACGAGCGCGCCTACACCGCCGACCTCTCCGTCGACGGCGTCGCCGACACCTGGGACCAGCCCCTGCGCGGCAGCTTCAACCAGCTCCGGAAGCTGAAGCAGCAGTTCCCGCACATCAAGGTCCTCTTCTCCTTCGGCGGCTGGACCTGGTCCGGCGGCTTCGGCCAGGCCATGCAGAACCCGGCGGCCTTCGCCCAGTCCTGCTACGACCTGGTGGAGGACCCGCGCTGGGCCGACGTCTTCGACGGTATCGACCTGGACTGGGAGTACCCCAACGCCTGCGGTCTGACCTGCGACACCAGCGGCCCCGCCGTCATGAAGAACATGGCGCAGGCCTTCCGCACCAAGTTCGGCCCGAACTACCTGGTCACGGCCGCGATCACCGCCGACAGCAAGACCGGCGGCAAGATCGACGCCGCCGACTACGGCGGGGCGGCGCAGTACCTCAACTGGTACAACGTCATGACGTACGACTTCTTCGGTGCCTGGAACGCCCAGGGCCCGACCGCCATGCACTCCCCGCTCACCACGTACAACCCGATCCCGGACCCGGCCTGGACCTCGGCCAACGCCATCGCCAAGCTCAAGGCGAAGAACGTGCCGGCGAACAAGCTGCTCCTCGGCGTCGGCTTCTACGGCCGCGGCTGGACCGGCGTCACCCAGACGCTCCCGGGCGGCACGGCCACCGGACCGGCCCAGGGCACCTATGAGCCCGGCTTCGAGGACTACAAGGTCCTGAAGAACACCTGCCCGTCCAGCGGCACGCTCGGTGGCACCGGGTACGCCAAGTGCGGCAGCAACTGGTGGGGCTACGACACCCCGGCGAACATCGCCACCAAGATGACCTGGGCGAAGAACCAGGAGCTCGGCGGCGCGTTCTGGTGGGAGTTCAGCGGTGACACCAGCAACGGCGAAATGGTCACGGCGGTCCACAACGGCCTCCAGTAA
- a CDS encoding response regulator, with product MTPADDGTTTTPVRVLVAEDQSAVRAGLVLILGSAPDIQVVGEAADGEEAVRLARELRPDLVLMDVQMPRLDGVSATRQVVAEGLADVLVLTTFDLDEYVFGSLRAGASGFLLKDTEARDLLEAVRTVARGEGLIAPAVTRRLIAEFATPRPVRAPGGPDPALLDALTRREREVLSCLGEGLSNAEIAERLRMAEATVKTHVSRLLGKLELRSRVQAAVLAQELGI from the coding sequence ATGACCCCGGCAGACGACGGCACCACGACGACACCCGTCCGGGTCCTGGTGGCGGAGGACCAGAGCGCGGTCCGCGCCGGCCTGGTGCTCATCCTGGGCAGCGCACCGGACATCCAGGTGGTCGGCGAGGCCGCCGACGGCGAGGAGGCGGTACGGCTCGCCCGCGAGCTGCGCCCCGATCTGGTGCTGATGGACGTCCAGATGCCCCGGCTCGACGGGGTGTCGGCCACCCGTCAGGTGGTCGCCGAGGGGCTCGCGGACGTACTCGTGCTGACCACCTTCGACCTCGACGAGTACGTCTTCGGCTCCCTGCGGGCGGGCGCGTCCGGCTTTCTGCTGAAGGACACCGAAGCCCGCGATCTGCTGGAGGCGGTCCGGACGGTGGCCCGCGGGGAGGGGCTCATCGCCCCCGCTGTGACCCGGAGACTGATTGCGGAATTCGCCACTCCGCGGCCGGTTCGCGCCCCCGGCGGACCCGATCCGGCCCTCCTCGACGCCCTTACGCGCCGTGAACGGGAGGTGCTGTCGTGTCTGGGCGAGGGCCTGTCGAACGCCGAGATCGCCGAACGGCTGCGGATGGCGGAAGCCACGGTCAAGACCCATGTGAGCAGGCTGCTCGGGAAACTGGAGCTGCGCAGCCGGGTCCAGGCGGCCGTCCTGGCACAGGAACTCGGCATCTGA
- a CDS encoding sensor histidine kinase has product MSFPRPHRDDVLIAAAALVGGVLIWSLGLYMQRPDTSPTPPWAALVPLVVICCQAAFRRTRPMTTLLVGCLALIGDLFTVGSLITIVVFTDAVYSAVVYGPARFTRHLPKITGVLTVVVTGVLLAVLRAAESLLLGIVFGLITFAPAATGAIVRNHREAADAARLRAEQTALLAEMDRAQAVTAERSRMARELHDLVANHLSAIAIHSTAALSLDDPKTTRGALEVIRENSVEGLAEMRRLIGLLRDNSDDREPAARPSLSGIDSLVAQARTNGAASGIDVVLDDRRPGGDGEGPGAAALPAPVEQAAYRIVQESLTNALKHAAPGLVNIVLEHTAGRRLTVVVTSPYGPRSGPRAPGSGAGLVGMRERAVLLGGEFEAGPEPGPADGPEKIWRVRAALPVRDDKEPEA; this is encoded by the coding sequence GTGAGCTTCCCCCGTCCCCATCGCGACGACGTCCTCATCGCCGCTGCCGCCCTCGTCGGCGGCGTACTGATCTGGTCCCTCGGGCTCTATATGCAGCGCCCGGACACCAGCCCCACACCGCCGTGGGCCGCGCTGGTACCGCTCGTGGTCATCTGCTGCCAGGCGGCCTTCCGCCGCACCCGGCCGATGACCACCCTGCTGGTCGGCTGTCTGGCACTGATCGGGGATCTGTTCACGGTCGGCTCGCTGATCACGATCGTCGTCTTCACGGACGCGGTGTACTCGGCCGTGGTCTACGGCCCGGCCAGGTTCACCCGCCATCTCCCGAAGATCACCGGTGTGCTGACCGTCGTCGTGACGGGTGTCCTGCTCGCGGTGCTCCGGGCGGCGGAGTCCCTGCTGCTGGGCATCGTCTTCGGGCTGATCACCTTCGCTCCGGCGGCCACCGGCGCGATCGTCCGCAACCACCGCGAGGCGGCGGACGCGGCCAGGCTGCGGGCCGAGCAGACCGCTCTGCTGGCCGAGATGGACCGGGCCCAGGCGGTCACCGCCGAACGCTCCCGGATGGCGCGGGAACTCCACGACCTGGTCGCCAACCACCTCTCGGCGATCGCGATCCACTCCACGGCAGCGCTCTCCCTCGACGATCCCAAGACCACCCGCGGCGCGCTGGAAGTCATCCGCGAGAACAGCGTCGAAGGGCTGGCCGAGATGCGGCGGCTGATCGGGCTGCTCCGGGACAACAGCGACGACCGGGAGCCCGCCGCCCGCCCGTCGCTCTCCGGGATCGACTCCCTGGTGGCCCAGGCCAGGACCAACGGCGCAGCCAGCGGGATCGACGTGGTCCTCGACGACCGGCGGCCCGGCGGGGACGGGGAAGGACCGGGGGCGGCCGCACTGCCCGCCCCGGTCGAGCAGGCGGCGTACCGCATCGTGCAGGAATCGCTGACGAACGCGTTGAAGCACGCGGCCCCCGGCCTGGTGAACATCGTCCTCGAACACACCGCGGGCCGGCGGCTGACCGTGGTCGTGACCAGCCCGTACGGCCCCCGGTCCGGCCCCCGGGCACCGGGGTCCGGCGCCGGTCTGGTGGGGATGCGGGAGCGGGCCGTACTCCTCGGCGGGGAGTTCGAAGCGGGCCCGGAACCGGGCCCCGCGGACGGACCGGAGAAGATCTGGCGGGTACGGGCCGCCCTGCCCGTACGCGACGACAAGGAGCCCGAAGCATGA
- a CDS encoding cob(I)yrinic acid a,c-diamide adenosyltransferase codes for MVNLTRIYTRTGDDGTTALGDMSRAPKTDLRIAAYADANEANAVLGTAVALGGLPEEVVTVLVRIQNDLFDVGADLSTPVTENPEYPPLRVEQFYVDRLEKECDHFLASLDKLRSFILPGGTPGAALLHQACTVVRRAERSTWAALEVHGETMNPLTATYLNRLSDLLFILARTANKERGDVLWVPGGER; via the coding sequence ATGGTGAATCTGACGCGTATCTACACCCGGACCGGCGACGACGGCACCACCGCGCTCGGTGATATGAGCCGGGCCCCCAAGACGGATCTGCGGATCGCCGCCTATGCCGACGCCAACGAGGCGAACGCCGTCCTGGGCACCGCGGTCGCCCTGGGCGGACTGCCGGAGGAGGTCGTCACCGTCCTCGTCCGGATCCAGAACGACCTCTTCGACGTCGGCGCCGATCTGTCGACCCCGGTCACCGAGAACCCCGAGTATCCGCCGCTGCGCGTGGAGCAGTTCTACGTCGACCGGCTGGAGAAGGAGTGCGACCACTTCCTCGCCTCCCTCGACAAGCTGCGCAGCTTCATCCTGCCCGGCGGCACTCCGGGCGCCGCCCTGCTGCACCAGGCCTGTACGGTCGTGCGCCGCGCCGAGCGGTCCACCTGGGCGGCGCTGGAGGTCCACGGCGAGACGATGAACCCGCTGACGGCGACCTATCTCAACCGGCTGTCGGACCTGCTGTTCATCCTGGCCAGGACGGCGAACAAGGAGCGCGGGGACGTGCTGTGGGTCCCCGGAGGCGAGCGCTGA
- a CDS encoding TetR/AcrR family transcriptional regulator yields MTEGLRERKKARTRRHISDTATGLFLDRGFDAVTIAEIADAAEVSVNTVYNYFATKEDLFLDRGDEITARLSRWVRGRDVGESAAAAVLRELRAEAEAVSPRIGLTHGHERFLLVVQEAATLRAGLALLQQRAVEQLEQTLREETAAAVGDPLPALVAGQIDWIHRSVLDAVRGGMAAGRAPEDVAAAALLFVDEVESLLGERVLGYAVRTV; encoded by the coding sequence ATGACCGAAGGGCTGAGGGAGCGCAAGAAGGCGCGGACGCGGCGACATATCTCCGATACGGCCACGGGCCTCTTCCTCGACCGCGGCTTCGACGCCGTCACGATCGCCGAGATCGCGGATGCCGCCGAGGTCTCCGTCAACACGGTCTACAACTACTTCGCCACCAAAGAGGACCTCTTCCTCGACCGCGGCGACGAAATCACCGCCCGGCTCTCCCGCTGGGTCCGCGGCCGGGACGTGGGGGAGTCGGCGGCCGCCGCCGTACTGCGCGAACTGCGCGCCGAGGCCGAGGCGGTCTCGCCCCGGATCGGCCTGACCCACGGTCATGAACGCTTTCTGCTGGTCGTCCAGGAGGCCGCCACGCTGCGCGCCGGTCTCGCCCTCCTCCAGCAGCGCGCTGTGGAACAGCTCGAACAGACCCTGCGCGAGGAGACCGCCGCCGCCGTCGGGGATCCGCTGCCCGCTCTCGTGGCCGGGCAGATCGACTGGATCCACCGGTCCGTCCTGGACGCCGTGCGCGGCGGGATGGCGGCCGGCCGCGCCCCCGAGGACGTCGCCGCCGCCGCACTCCTCTTCGTCGACGAGGTCGAATCCCTCCTCGGTGAACGGGTCCTCGGCTACGCCGTACGCACCGTCTGA